A genomic region of Streptomyces sp. NBC_00247 contains the following coding sequences:
- a CDS encoding IS3 family transposase (programmed frameshift) produces the protein MVMKNYPPQFKADAVALYESRPEATIRSVAADLGINPETLRNWVRAAGVSRPRGRRTQEPAQPPAPLEAENAALRKKVRELEEEREILRKAAKYFAGGDALVNRFQCVADLQRRHGVKRLCSILGVSRSSFYYWRRTAADRAARQVTDARLAARIRAVHQESDGTYGAPRITAELREENGVAVNHKRVARIMRASGIEGVRLRRRHRTTVPDPAVAKAPDLIGRDFTADRPNTKYVGDITYLPIEGGKFCYLATVIDLASRRLAGWAIAGHMRADLVTEALAAAIRTRGSLAGSIMHTDHGAQYTSRIFAEACRSAGVQQSMSAVGSSADNALAESFNATFKRETLQGRKNWPTEREARLDAFRWLHRYNTRRRHSHLGQRSPIAFENALHLTPTTLAQAA, from the exons GTGGTCATGAAGAACTACCCGCCGCAGTTCAAGGCGGACGCGGTCGCGCTGTACGAGTCGCGGCCGGAAGCGACGATCAGGTCGGTCGCAGCCGATCTGGGGATCAACCCGGAGACACTGCGGAACTGGGTGAGGGCAGCAGGGGTGAGCCGTCCCCGAGGACGGCGGACGCAGGAGCCGGCCCAGCCGCCGGCCCCGCTGGAGGCGGAGAACGCCGCCTTGCGGAAGAAGGTCCGTGAGCTGGAGGAGGAACGCGAGATCCTGCGCAAAGCGGCGAAGTATTTCGCCGGGG GAGACGCGCTGGTGAACCGCTTCCAGTGCGTCGCCGACCTCCAGCGCCGTCACGGCGTGAAGCGGCTCTGCAGCATCCTCGGCGTCAGCCGCTCGAGCTTCTACTACTGGCGGCGGACGGCAGCGGACCGGGCCGCCCGGCAGGTGACCGACGCCCGCCTCGCCGCCCGGATACGGGCGGTGCACCAGGAATCGGACGGCACCTACGGAGCCCCGAGGATCACCGCCGAGCTCCGCGAGGAGAACGGTGTCGCGGTCAACCACAAGCGCGTCGCCAGGATCATGCGGGCGTCCGGGATCGAAGGGGTCCGGTTGCGTCGCCGGCATCGCACCACCGTCCCCGACCCGGCAGTGGCCAAGGCGCCGGACCTGATCGGCCGCGACTTCACCGCGGACAGGCCGAACACGAAGTACGTCGGTGACATCACCTACCTGCCCATCGAGGGCGGGAAGTTCTGCTACCTGGCGACCGTCATCGACCTCGCCTCGCGCCGTCTGGCCGGCTGGGCGATCGCCGGCCACATGCGCGCGGACCTCGTCACCGAGGCCCTGGCCGCGGCGATCCGAACCCGCGGCAGTCTCGCCGGATCGATCATGCATACCGACCACGGAGCTCAGTACACGAGCAGGATTTTCGCCGAAGCTTGCAGGTCAGCAGGGGTTCAGCAAAGCATGAGCGCGGTCGGGTCCAGCGCGGACAACGCGCTCGCCGAGTCCTTCAACGCGACCTTCAAACGCGAGACCCTGCAAGGACGAAAGAACTGGCCGACCGAGCGCGAGGCCCGACTCGATGCCTTCCGATGGCTCCACCGCTACAACACCCGACGCCGACACTCCCACCTCGGACAACGATCACCGATCGCCTTCGAGAACGCCCTCCACCTCACACCAACTACGCTGGCACAAGCCGCATAA
- a CDS encoding ankyrin repeat domain-containing protein, whose protein sequence is MNIADQLVLSAGDGDVIEVARLLGQGAVVDAPNRHGRTALDRAVEQGHADVVRELVGAGANLEQQAGEYQESTPLCLAASQGHTAVVGVLLDAGAGTGAQGRLGYVPLILAATTGDEGHPETVDLLLDRGVDINAVMKHKTALDWAVRFGQEEMVHRLIDRSAIPSAETLAAAREHLGHHPERRRKTERIAVALLAVDVAPGTDQEPRTEAGNLA, encoded by the coding sequence ATGAACATCGCGGATCAACTGGTGCTGTCGGCGGGCGACGGCGACGTGATCGAGGTAGCCCGGCTGCTAGGGCAGGGTGCTGTGGTGGATGCGCCGAACCGTCACGGGCGTACGGCGCTGGACCGGGCGGTGGAGCAGGGGCATGCCGATGTCGTCCGCGAACTCGTCGGAGCGGGTGCCAATCTGGAGCAGCAGGCGGGTGAGTACCAGGAGTCGACGCCGCTGTGCCTGGCGGCGAGCCAGGGGCACACGGCGGTTGTCGGGGTTCTTCTCGATGCCGGTGCCGGCACCGGCGCCCAGGGCCGGCTGGGCTACGTACCGCTGATCCTGGCAGCCACGACCGGCGACGAGGGGCACCCGGAAACGGTGGACCTTCTGCTGGACCGCGGGGTGGACATCAACGCGGTGATGAAGCACAAGACCGCCCTTGACTGGGCGGTCCGGTTCGGGCAGGAAGAGATGGTGCACCGCCTGATCGACCGCAGTGCCATCCCCTCGGCCGAGACCCTGGCCGCCGCGCGTGAACATCTCGGACATCATCCGGAGCGTCGGCGGAAGACCGAACGCATCGCCGTCGCCCTCCTTGCTGTGGATGTCGCGCCCGGCACGGACCAAGAGCCCAGGACGGAAGCCGGGAACCTGGCGTAG
- a CDS encoding transposase, with the protein MSLDGRGELGSVHVRLTASALGVSERTVWSWVSVARREGRLSARAPARVGVSADVRARLAVWGGNVAAVHRELVAEAVKAGKAGSVPSLRALQRAVRQDLSAGERAGLKGGEAARRRYDVYGRRPRTQRNACWEGDHKRIPVRVDLEGSAVCPWVTWFIDVATKAIVGVAVTPHQPARDAVLAALRTGISMQDPYGPFGGLPGVVRVDRGKEFLCRTVERALGAFAVPVDDLPAYKPYRKGTVEALNGAVEEMLLVSLPGYTHRARPAEAYHSDPVEDLLSYPDFVKVLLDWVAWWNTEHHPAGLDANLTPLAAWEADPAPVEDVAEERLAFFALEDDGRVRKITTNGISWRRRAYIAPWMAGHVGMRVRLRYLPHYDGLIEVFSTEGWGRHLGSAYLAQAATLEQRRALSSVRNKKARVLKADLKAAEKLRKTRYTATTTAAVPRPRRTVTSSQAEAEIARARSVDLAARALPDLIPPREPPASWARPVVRPRQPAGPQADAGQPDPADAGPAGAADVRDGREER; encoded by the coding sequence ATGTCCCTCGATGGTCGCGGTGAACTCGGTTCTGTTCACGTGCGGTTGACTGCTTCGGCTTTGGGCGTGTCTGAGCGGACGGTGTGGAGCTGGGTGTCGGTGGCCCGACGCGAGGGGCGTCTGTCGGCCCGGGCGCCGGCTCGGGTGGGTGTGAGTGCGGATGTCCGTGCGCGTCTGGCGGTGTGGGGTGGGAATGTGGCCGCGGTCCATCGTGAGCTGGTCGCCGAGGCGGTGAAGGCCGGTAAGGCGGGCTCGGTGCCTTCTCTTCGTGCTCTGCAGCGCGCTGTACGGCAGGACTTGTCGGCGGGGGAGCGGGCGGGCCTGAAGGGCGGTGAAGCAGCTCGTCGCCGGTATGACGTGTACGGCAGGCGCCCGCGGACGCAGCGGAACGCGTGCTGGGAGGGGGACCACAAGCGGATCCCGGTACGCGTGGACCTCGAAGGCTCTGCGGTGTGTCCGTGGGTGACGTGGTTCATCGATGTCGCGACGAAGGCGATCGTCGGGGTGGCGGTTACCCCGCATCAGCCGGCGAGGGACGCGGTCTTGGCCGCGCTGCGCACGGGGATCAGCATGCAGGATCCGTACGGCCCGTTCGGTGGCCTGCCCGGCGTGGTGCGGGTGGACCGGGGCAAGGAGTTCTTGTGCCGGACGGTGGAGCGTGCTCTGGGTGCCTTCGCGGTCCCGGTGGATGATCTGCCGGCCTACAAGCCGTACCGGAAGGGCACCGTCGAAGCCCTCAACGGTGCGGTCGAGGAGATGCTGCTGGTCTCGCTGCCGGGCTATACGCATCGTGCCCGGCCCGCGGAGGCGTACCACTCGGATCCTGTGGAGGACCTCCTCTCGTACCCGGACTTCGTGAAGGTCCTTCTGGACTGGGTGGCCTGGTGGAACACCGAGCACCACCCTGCCGGTCTGGACGCGAACCTGACTCCGTTGGCGGCGTGGGAGGCGGATCCGGCACCGGTCGAGGACGTCGCGGAGGAGCGCCTGGCGTTCTTCGCGCTGGAGGACGACGGCCGGGTCCGGAAGATCACCACGAACGGGATCAGCTGGCGACGCCGTGCCTATATCGCGCCGTGGATGGCCGGCCACGTCGGCATGCGGGTCCGCCTGAGGTATCTGCCGCACTACGACGGGCTGATCGAGGTGTTCTCCACCGAGGGGTGGGGGCGGCATCTGGGCAGTGCCTATCTCGCCCAGGCCGCGACGCTGGAGCAGCGCCGTGCGTTGAGTTCGGTCAGGAACAAGAAGGCCCGTGTACTGAAAGCCGACCTGAAAGCGGCGGAGAAGCTGCGCAAGACCCGCTACACGGCGACGACGACGGCTGCCGTGCCCCGTCCGCGGCGCACGGTCACCTCCTCTCAGGCCGAGGCGGAGATCGCCCGGGCTCGGAGCGTGGATCTGGCGGCCCGGGCACTCCCGGACTTGATCCCGCCCCGTGAGCCCCCGGCTTCCTGGGCCCGGCCGGTTGTCCGCCCTCGTCAGCCGGCCGGCCCGCAGGCGGATGCAGGACAGCCGGACCCAGCCGACGCCGGGCCTGCTGGAGCGGCTGATGTACGTGACGGCAGAGAGGAGCGTTGA
- a CDS encoding ATP-binding protein: protein MRLPGAQVVSTRALLMARENIRAAIEARAMICIYGQAGRGKSLAVNTSLRELAPKLTRRIQFRSRPSTRDLRHELFHALGLQGRPPGQPIEFDRMLRGALEETHVLVCDEAQWLSKMCFEYLRYLWDDIGSDLTIVFTGGDGCFEMLQSEPMLESRVYAWQEIEPMPLEEVLTVIPAFHPVWADADPDLIAMCDDEAAHGNFRAWAKITHHLTAGMKESGRILDEDLLRWSYSKLRQRPVVA, encoded by the coding sequence ATGCGTCTGCCGGGCGCTCAGGTGGTCTCCACCCGTGCCTTGCTCATGGCACGCGAGAATATCCGTGCCGCGATCGAGGCCAGAGCCATGATCTGCATCTACGGGCAGGCGGGACGGGGGAAGTCGCTCGCGGTGAACACCTCGCTGCGTGAGCTTGCGCCGAAGCTGACACGCCGGATCCAGTTCCGCTCGCGTCCCTCGACCCGCGACCTGCGCCACGAGCTGTTCCACGCTCTCGGCCTGCAGGGCCGTCCACCGGGGCAGCCGATCGAGTTCGACCGGATGCTGCGCGGCGCCCTGGAGGAGACGCACGTCCTGGTCTGTGACGAGGCGCAGTGGCTCTCGAAGATGTGCTTCGAGTACCTGCGCTATTTGTGGGATGACATCGGCTCGGACCTGACGATCGTGTTCACGGGCGGGGACGGCTGTTTCGAGATGTTGCAGAGCGAGCCGATGCTGGAGTCCCGCGTGTACGCGTGGCAGGAGATCGAGCCGATGCCGCTGGAGGAGGTCCTCACCGTCATCCCGGCGTTCCATCCCGTGTGGGCGGATGCGGACCCGGACCTGATCGCCATGTGCGACGACGAGGCCGCGCACGGAAACTTCCGGGCCTGGGCGAAAATCACCCATCACCTGACCGCCGGAATGAAGGAGTCGGGGCGGATCCTGGACGAGGATTTGCTGCGCTGGTCGTACAGCAAGCTGCGCCAGCGCCCGGTGGTGGCCTGA